ATCCTCCAGATTCACACGCGGGATATGCCGACTGCGGACGATGTCGACTTAGAGGGGTATGCCGACCGGACGTACGGATTTGTGGGTGCCGATATCGAATCATTCGCAAAGGAAGCCGCGATGCACGCGTTGCGGCGTGTCCAGGAGGAAATCGACATCGAAACCGACCACATTGAACCGGACGTTCTCGAGGAGATTGAGGTCACGAGGGACGACTTCGAGGCGGCCTTACAGAACGTCGAACCGAGCGCGATGCGCGAGGTGTTCGTCGAAGTCCCGGACGTCACCTACGAGGATGTCGGGGGGCTCAAGTCGGTGCAACACGAACTCGTCCGGTCGGTCGAGTGGCCGCTCTCGTACCCGCAGATGTTCGAGAAAATTCGCACCGAGGCACCGAGGGGGATTCTCCTATATGGGCCTCCCGGGACGGGAAAGACACTTCTCGCACGGGCGGTCGCGAACGCGAGTAACGTGAATTTCATCTCGGTCAAGGGGCCTGAACTTCTCAACAAGTATGTCGGCGAGTCGGAACGGGGTGTCAGAGAAGTCTTCCAGCGGGCCCGACAGAACGCCCCGACGATCATCTTCTTCGACGAGGTCGATGCAATCGCTCCCGAGCGCGGCGAGTCGTTCGACTCGCAGGTGACCGAACGCGTCGTCTCACAGCTGCTGACCGAACTTGACGGGATCGAGGAATTACGCGGCGTCTTCGTCCTAGGCGCGACCAACCGACCAGACATTATCGACAGAGCACTCCTTCGGCCCGGTCGGTTGGAGAAAAACGTCTACGTCCCCATTCCCGACATCGAGGCCAGACGCGAGATCTTCGGTGTGCACACTCGGGAGATGCCACTCGGTGACGACGTCGATCTCGATGCTCTCGCGGAGGATACTGAGGGGTACACGGGTGGCGATATCGAAGGAATCGTTCGAGAGGCAAGTATGCTCGCGCTGGATGAGGTGGTGTCGAGGGTCGAACGTGACGGGATCGAGTCGTCCGAGGAACTAGACGAGGCTGCTGACGCCGTCGTAATCGAAGCAGCACACTTCGAAGAAGCAGTTCGGAAAGTCAAACCGTCAGTCACGGAGGAGATGCACGAATTCTACGAGGGGCTGGTGGACGATCTGGGTGGCGAGTCGTCGGACGAACAGGCTTCTCCGGCGGGATTCCAGTAGTTATGCGGAGTAAGTTCAGGATTGGGACGGTGATGGGCATCCCGATTGAGATTCACGTCTCGCTGCTTGTGATCCTTCCATTCCTCGCATGGCAACTCGCCAGTCCCCAGTACATCGCAACGTGGACAGGGATCATTAACGCAATTTCGCCACTGTCGATCACGACGGACACGTTGCTCTCGGGTTCGACGCCTTGGATTATCGGGATTGCCGGAGCGCTGAGCCTGTTCGTCGGCGTGGCGATTCACGAACTCGGCCACTCCTGGGTGGCACTCAGATATGATCTCACGATCCGCTCGATCACGTTGTGGCTGTTCGGTGGTGTCGCTCATATCGAGGACTTGCCGACTGAGTGGCGCAAGGAGTTCTGGATCGCTATTGCTGGTCCAATCACGAGCCTCCTGCTCGGTGTTATTGGATACGTGCTGCTCCAGGTTACGCCACCGTCGGCTCCCGTGGCTGGATTTGTCTTCGGTTGGTTCGGACTAACGAACGTGGGGCTGGCTCTGTTCAATCTGCTCCCTGCGTTCCCGATGGACGGCGGGCGCATTCTGCGGGCCCTGCTCGCTCGCTCGCGGCCGTTCGTCGAGGCGACCCAGCGTGCCGTGCAAGTCGCGACAGTCGTTGCGATCCTCCTCGCCCTCGTCGGTCTTTTCACCTTTGATATTCTACTGTTGCTCATCGCCGGATTCGTCTTCCTCGCCGGCCGCTCCGAGGCGACGATCGTAATGACACAGGAACTGTTGAGTGGTGTCCGAGTACGCGATCTGATGCGTCCGGAACTGCCAACCGTGCGTACCGGGACACCGGTCCAAGCACTGATCGATCGGATGTTACACGAACGCCGAACCGAATACGTGGTCGTCGATCAGTCGAGGACGGTCCAGGGTGTCGTCACCCTCGCGAACGTCCAGACCCTTCCGGAGACGATTGACCCAGATACAACGGTTGATGAAGTGATGACTGAAGACCCGCCGACGATCTCCAGCGACGATGATGCGTTCGAACTCTTCCGGAAGATAGGTGACACCGACGCTCATTGCGTTTTGATCGAGGAACAAGGACGAGTTCTCGGACTCGTCTCCGGAGACGACTTCATGCAGATTCTCGCATTACTACAGAGATCGGCCAAGTTGGATAACGCCCTCCTGCAGCCTCTTCCCAGTGAACAATCACATG
The Halomarina pelagica DNA segment above includes these coding regions:
- a CDS encoding site-2 protease family protein, producing the protein MGIPIEIHVSLLVILPFLAWQLASPQYIATWTGIINAISPLSITTDTLLSGSTPWIIGIAGALSLFVGVAIHELGHSWVALRYDLTIRSITLWLFGGVAHIEDLPTEWRKEFWIAIAGPITSLLLGVIGYVLLQVTPPSAPVAGFVFGWFGLTNVGLALFNLLPAFPMDGGRILRALLARSRPFVEATQRAVQVATVVAILLALVGLFTFDILLLLIAGFVFLAGRSEATIVMTQELLSGVRVRDLMRPELPTVRTGTPVQALIDRMLHERRTEYVVVDQSRTVQGVVTLANVQTLPETIDPDTTVDEVMTEDPPTISSDDDAFELFRKIGDTDAHCVLIEEQGRVLGLVSGDDFMQILALLQRSAKLDNALLQPLPSEQSHEFRRSRVD
- a CDS encoding CDC48 family AAA ATPase: MPIELRVQGLAPEDTGRGIARLGQQSRDELGVQPGDVVQITGRRRTVATVRPAYETDPEDVLRIDGITRANADVEIDDYVEVTEVDSEEATSITVALPERIILRGAEPYLKRHLLNRPVVRGDTIHLRLLGQPFVFIVTKTTPTGPVLVTEQTTLEVRDQPITEEDLEGERSELPDVTYEDVGGLKRELGLIREMIELPMRHPELFRRLGIAPPKGVLLHGPPGTGKTLIAKAVANEIDASFFSLSGPEIMSRYYGESEEQLREIFDEAQEDAPAIVFIDELDSIAPSRDEVTGETERRVVAQLLSLMDGLEARGDVIVIGATNRINAIDPALRRGGRFDREIEIGAPDRDGRLEILQIHTRDMPTADDVDLEGYADRTYGFVGADIESFAKEAAMHALRRVQEEIDIETDHIEPDVLEEIEVTRDDFEAALQNVEPSAMREVFVEVPDVTYEDVGGLKSVQHELVRSVEWPLSYPQMFEKIRTEAPRGILLYGPPGTGKTLLARAVANASNVNFISVKGPELLNKYVGESERGVREVFQRARQNAPTIIFFDEVDAIAPERGESFDSQVTERVVSQLLTELDGIEELRGVFVLGATNRPDIIDRALLRPGRLEKNVYVPIPDIEARREIFGVHTREMPLGDDVDLDALAEDTEGYTGGDIEGIVREASMLALDEVVSRVERDGIESSEELDEAADAVVIEAAHFEEAVRKVKPSVTEEMHEFYEGLVDDLGGESSDEQASPAGFQ